A genome region from Alicyclobacillus acidocaldarius subsp. acidocaldarius DSM 446 includes the following:
- the cydB gene encoding cytochrome d ubiquinol oxidase subunit II, with protein MTLESFWFAVIAVLFIGFFFLEGFDYGVGILVPFLGKTDDERRLLINTIGPFWDANEVWFITAGGAMFAAFPGWYATLFSGFYMALFLLLVSLIGRGVAFEFRSKVEHAAWRRFWDWVIFGGSLLPPLLWGVALANMMHGVPIDQNKNYVGSFWDLISLYSVMGGVSMTLLFVLHGALFISLRTSGVLQERARAAAMAVGAWATAVTFLFVVLSYLETDMFTRRGIDPGVVPILAGLALFSVQFFIRAKRDGWAFFMTGLTIVLSTITVFMDLFPRVMVSSLNPAWSLTIYNTASNPYSLKVMTIVALTVVPFVLLYQGWSYWVFRKRLSSDHPLEY; from the coding sequence ATGACGCTTGAATCGTTCTGGTTTGCGGTCATCGCCGTGTTGTTCATCGGTTTCTTCTTCCTTGAGGGCTTCGACTACGGCGTCGGCATCCTGGTTCCTTTTCTCGGCAAGACGGACGACGAGCGCAGGCTTCTCATCAACACCATCGGGCCGTTCTGGGATGCGAACGAGGTGTGGTTCATCACGGCGGGCGGCGCGATGTTCGCCGCCTTCCCGGGGTGGTACGCCACGCTGTTCAGCGGATTTTACATGGCGCTCTTTCTGCTCCTCGTGTCGCTCATCGGGCGCGGCGTGGCGTTCGAATTTCGCAGCAAGGTCGAACACGCAGCCTGGAGAAGGTTCTGGGACTGGGTCATCTTCGGCGGCAGCCTGTTGCCACCACTCTTGTGGGGCGTCGCGCTGGCCAACATGATGCACGGCGTCCCGATCGATCAGAACAAGAACTACGTCGGATCGTTTTGGGATCTCATCAGCCTCTACTCGGTCATGGGCGGCGTGAGCATGACGCTTCTCTTCGTTTTGCACGGGGCGCTCTTCATCTCGCTCAGAACGTCCGGCGTGCTGCAGGAGAGGGCTCGTGCGGCCGCCATGGCCGTGGGCGCCTGGGCGACGGCGGTCACCTTCCTGTTCGTCGTGCTGAGCTATCTCGAGACGGACATGTTCACGCGCCGCGGCATCGACCCGGGCGTCGTGCCCATCCTCGCCGGCTTGGCCCTGTTCTCGGTGCAGTTCTTCATTCGCGCGAAGCGAGACGGTTGGGCGTTCTTCATGACGGGGCTGACCATCGTTCTCTCCACCATCACGGTCTTCATGGATCTGTTCCCGCGCGTGATGGTGAGCTCGCTGAATCCCGCCTGGAGCCTGACGATTTACAACACGGCATCGAATCCGTACTCGCTCAAAGTCATGACCATCGTCGCGCTGACGGTGGTGCCGTTCGTGCTTCTGTACCAAGGGTGGAGCTACTGGGTGTTCCGGAAGCGCCTGTCGAGCGATCACCCGCTCGAATACTGA
- a CDS encoding cytochrome ubiquinol oxidase subunit I, with amino-acid sequence MPSEVALARWQFGITTVYHFFFVPVTIGLVYLIAIMETLYVAKKDDRYKQMAQFWGKIFLINFAVGVVTGILQEFQFGMNWANYSRFVGDVFGAPLAIESLLAFFLESTFLGVWMFGWDKLSKRMHVASIWLVAIGTTLSAFWILTANAFMQHPVGYTLKDGHAEMSSFGALITNPQLWYEFPHVFLGSLVTGAFVVMGISAYQILRRRHVEVFQPSFAMASILGVAASFLVMVVGHEQAQYLLVSQPMKLAASEALWTTSGSPAPWTLFAVIHAGAHKNTWMIQIPYLLSVLSYNRLYGSVPGILELQQQMQARYGPGNYIPDVTAVFWSFRVMVFAGLLMFAASAWGVWRIVRDRLVQSQRYLRWMIPAISLPFIANTMGWIMTEMGRQPWVVYGLQLTKDGVSPTVSAGDVLVTLITFTVLYGLLAAVDLFLIARVVRQGPVEGDHGDETESLSPVAL; translated from the coding sequence ATGCCCAGTGAAGTCGCGTTGGCGCGGTGGCAATTCGGCATTACGACGGTGTACCATTTCTTCTTCGTCCCGGTGACCATCGGTCTCGTGTACCTGATTGCCATCATGGAGACCCTGTACGTCGCCAAAAAGGACGACCGTTACAAGCAGATGGCGCAGTTCTGGGGCAAGATCTTTCTCATCAACTTTGCGGTGGGCGTGGTGACGGGCATTCTGCAGGAGTTCCAGTTCGGCATGAACTGGGCGAACTATTCCCGCTTTGTGGGCGACGTGTTTGGCGCGCCGCTCGCCATCGAATCGCTGCTCGCGTTTTTCCTCGAATCGACGTTTTTGGGCGTGTGGATGTTCGGATGGGATAAGCTCTCGAAGCGCATGCACGTCGCGTCCATATGGCTCGTGGCCATCGGGACCACGCTCTCGGCGTTCTGGATCCTGACCGCGAACGCCTTCATGCAGCATCCGGTGGGCTACACGTTGAAGGACGGCCACGCCGAGATGTCGAGCTTCGGGGCGCTCATCACCAACCCGCAGCTCTGGTACGAGTTTCCGCACGTGTTTCTCGGGTCGCTCGTGACCGGCGCGTTCGTCGTAATGGGCATCAGCGCGTATCAGATCCTGCGCAGGCGCCACGTGGAGGTGTTCCAACCGTCGTTCGCTATGGCGTCCATCCTCGGCGTGGCCGCGAGCTTCCTCGTGATGGTTGTCGGGCATGAGCAGGCGCAGTACCTCCTGGTGTCCCAGCCCATGAAGCTGGCGGCCTCGGAGGCGCTCTGGACGACAAGCGGCAGCCCGGCGCCGTGGACGCTGTTTGCCGTCATCCACGCTGGCGCGCACAAGAACACGTGGATGATTCAAATCCCGTATCTGCTCAGCGTCCTCTCGTACAACCGGCTGTACGGCAGCGTGCCGGGCATCCTCGAGCTCCAGCAACAGATGCAGGCGCGTTACGGTCCGGGCAACTACATCCCGGATGTGACGGCGGTCTTCTGGAGTTTCCGGGTCATGGTGTTCGCCGGGCTTCTCATGTTCGCGGCTTCCGCGTGGGGCGTGTGGCGGATCGTGCGGGATCGCCTTGTGCAGAGCCAGCGCTACCTGAGATGGATGATTCCAGCCATCTCGCTGCCCTTCATCGCGAACACCATGGGCTGGATCATGACGGAAATGGGGCGGCAGCCGTGGGTGGTGTACGGTCTCCAGCTGACGAAAGACGGCGTGTCGCCGACGGTGTCGGCAGGCGACGTGCTCGTCACGCTCATCACCTTCACGGTGCTCTACGGGCTTCTCGCCGCGGTGGACTTGTTCCTCATTGCGCGCGTCGTGCGGCAGGGGCCTGTGGAGGGCGATCACGGCGATGAGACGGAGTCGCTGTCGCCTGTGGCGCTGTGA
- a CDS encoding MDR family MFS transporter, which yields MNLSASYEVQRTNQITGSRKWWAFATVLVTMFFSSLDQTVVSTAMPTVISDLHGLNLYTWVFTAYMITSSITVPIYGKLSDVFGRKPFYLFGLVMFGIGSAISGQAHSMLELVWARAVQGVGAGAMMSMPRATIGDIFSPKERARWMGVMMAVFGLSSIVGPAIGGFITDDWSWRWVFYVNLPFVVVAIVGVVFALPTVRTKDQVKVDWQGAALLTVGLVPILLALTWAGSKYAWGSFEIVGMLAGGALVLVAFVVWEMRAPDPLVAPWLFRNRVFTTSLVLQLLVGMAMFGSLMYLPIFVQGVIGLNAQNSGWVMTPMMGGFMVGSMVSGQVMSKTGRYRHVAWISGAVIVVGSVLLNRVDVHTSWPTIMVDMVVLGLGIGALMPLMNMAVQNAFPYRVMGTVNASQQFVSSLGGVIASPVFGTVLNHAFSRKLGELLPPSLSAMRSKMGSLNPQALLTSQAQKAIAAEFDRLGPAGQALYHQLMQAVKLSLTYGIQQLFLVGLVFSALTFIGTFFLPEVKLKGEEYFRSEETEKHAG from the coding sequence ATGAACTTGAGCGCTTCGTATGAGGTGCAGAGGACGAATCAGATCACCGGGTCGCGCAAGTGGTGGGCGTTTGCCACCGTGCTCGTGACCATGTTCTTCTCGTCGCTGGATCAGACCGTCGTGTCCACGGCCATGCCGACGGTCATCAGTGATTTGCACGGGCTGAACCTGTACACGTGGGTGTTCACTGCGTACATGATCACGTCGTCCATCACGGTGCCCATCTACGGAAAGCTGTCGGACGTGTTTGGGCGTAAGCCGTTTTATTTGTTCGGGCTTGTGATGTTCGGCATCGGATCCGCCATCTCGGGCCAGGCCCACAGCATGTTGGAACTCGTCTGGGCCCGCGCGGTGCAAGGCGTCGGCGCCGGGGCCATGATGAGCATGCCGCGGGCAACCATCGGCGACATCTTTTCGCCGAAGGAGCGCGCGCGTTGGATGGGCGTGATGATGGCCGTGTTTGGGCTCTCGAGCATTGTCGGGCCGGCCATCGGGGGGTTCATTACAGATGACTGGTCTTGGCGATGGGTGTTTTACGTCAACCTGCCGTTTGTCGTCGTCGCCATCGTCGGCGTCGTGTTCGCGCTGCCCACGGTTCGGACGAAGGATCAGGTCAAGGTCGACTGGCAGGGGGCGGCGCTCCTCACCGTCGGCCTCGTGCCCATCCTGCTCGCGCTCACCTGGGCGGGGAGCAAGTACGCGTGGGGCTCGTTTGAAATCGTCGGTATGCTGGCGGGCGGCGCGCTGGTCCTGGTGGCGTTCGTCGTCTGGGAGATGCGCGCGCCGGATCCGCTCGTTGCGCCGTGGTTGTTTCGCAACCGGGTGTTCACGACGTCGCTCGTGCTGCAGCTGCTCGTGGGCATGGCGATGTTCGGAAGCCTCATGTACCTGCCCATCTTCGTGCAGGGCGTGATTGGGCTGAACGCGCAGAACAGCGGTTGGGTCATGACGCCGATGATGGGCGGGTTCATGGTCGGCAGCATGGTTTCGGGGCAGGTGATGTCGAAGACGGGCCGGTACCGCCATGTGGCGTGGATCTCGGGTGCCGTGATCGTCGTGGGTTCGGTTCTGTTGAATCGGGTCGACGTTCACACGTCGTGGCCGACCATCATGGTGGACATGGTCGTCCTGGGCCTTGGCATCGGCGCCTTGATGCCGCTCATGAACATGGCGGTGCAAAACGCGTTTCCGTACCGCGTGATGGGGACGGTGAACGCGAGCCAGCAGTTCGTGAGTTCGCTCGGCGGCGTCATTGCGTCGCCCGTGTTCGGAACGGTGCTGAACCACGCGTTCTCGCGCAAGCTTGGTGAACTGCTGCCGCCTTCCCTGTCGGCGATGAGATCGAAGATGGGATCGCTCAACCCGCAGGCGCTCCTCACGTCGCAGGCGCAGAAGGCCATTGCCGCCGAGTTCGACCGGCTCGGCCCGGCTGGGCAGGCGCTGTACCACCAGCTCATGCAGGCGGTCAAGCTGTCGTTGACGTACGGGATCCAGCAGCTGTTTTTGGTCGGGTTGGTCTTTTCCGCGCTCACGTTCATCGGCACGTTCTTCCTGCCGGAAGTGAAACTGAAGGGCGAGGAGTATTTTCGCAGCGAAGAGACAGAGAAACACGCGGGATAA
- a CDS encoding MarR family winged helix-turn-helix transcriptional regulator yields the protein MRGDMDALTQRFAQSLGVLAQEFGPHLLNRLHTGLTAGQFFTMQMIRREGRLKVSQLAERLEVTPSAITVMIDRLEHHGYVSRVRDEEDRRVVVIELTEAGRAKLAEVERAWFEMMRQMVSRIEPGAFKQCVSALETMVAAAKQLRMESYGEETPRQEV from the coding sequence ATGAGAGGGGACATGGATGCGCTGACCCAGCGGTTTGCACAGTCGCTCGGGGTGCTGGCGCAGGAGTTCGGCCCGCATTTGCTGAACCGTCTGCACACGGGCCTCACCGCGGGTCAGTTTTTCACCATGCAGATGATCCGGCGCGAAGGGCGGCTCAAGGTGTCGCAGCTCGCGGAACGCTTGGAGGTGACGCCGAGCGCCATCACCGTGATGATCGACCGCCTCGAGCATCATGGCTACGTCTCGCGGGTCCGGGACGAGGAGGACAGGCGGGTGGTCGTGATTGAACTGACGGAGGCCGGGCGCGCCAAGCTCGCCGAGGTGGAGCGGGCGTGGTTCGAAATGATGCGGCAGATGGTGTCGCGGATCGAACCTGGGGCGTTTAAGCAGTGCGTCTCGGCGCTCGAGACGATGGTCGCTGCGGCGAAACAACTGCGCATGGAATCGTACGGGGAAGAGACTCCTCGTCAGGAGGTATGA
- a CDS encoding TIGR00266 family protein has protein sequence MDYRIHGTTMQTLEVRLEPGESVFSEAGCLLAMTPGTYMETRAPGGLAGMFRRALSGNSVFLTYYRAARGESVVQFTTRMPGHILALPLRQYGRVIAERHSFLCAESTVDYGVEVTLNIGRFLGGNGLALTHLAGDGMAFLSIDGEIVERDLARGESLLVHPGHIAAFTDGIDYRVQLMQGVANMLFSGDGLFLVELTGPGRVWLHSVTVHNLIHIIQEYWGSPR, from the coding sequence ATGGACTACCGCATTCACGGCACGACCATGCAGACCCTGGAGGTTCGGCTCGAACCGGGAGAAAGCGTGTTTTCGGAGGCGGGGTGCCTGCTCGCGATGACGCCGGGCACGTACATGGAGACGCGGGCGCCGGGCGGCCTCGCCGGGATGTTTCGGCGAGCGCTGAGCGGCAACAGCGTGTTCCTCACGTACTACCGCGCAGCGCGAGGCGAATCGGTGGTGCAGTTCACCACGCGCATGCCCGGGCATATCCTCGCGCTGCCGCTGCGCCAATACGGCCGCGTGATCGCAGAGCGGCACAGCTTTCTCTGCGCGGAATCGACAGTGGACTACGGCGTGGAGGTCACGCTCAACATCGGCCGGTTTCTCGGCGGCAACGGCCTGGCGCTGACCCACCTGGCCGGGGACGGGATGGCGTTTCTTTCGATTGACGGCGAGATCGTCGAGCGCGATCTCGCCCGGGGCGAGAGCCTCCTCGTTCATCCCGGCCACATCGCGGCGTTCACGGACGGGATCGACTACCGCGTCCAGCTCATGCAGGGCGTCGCCAACATGCTGTTTTCGGGAGACGGGCTGTTCCTGGTGGAGCTGACGGGGCCGGGGCGCGTGTGGCTGCACTCGGTCACCGTGCACAACCTGATCCACATCATTCAGGAGTACTGGGGATCGCCGCGCTGA
- a CDS encoding ABC transporter ATP-binding protein, with product MIQIHHLHYHPILRDICAEFAPGEMVGLVGPNGAGKTTLLRTMAGVLRPTGGMVQVMGEPVHAREPRWRARRVAYLPQFLADDIPFTVREFVEMGRYSHAPRGVLDRADAAAVDEALAVMGLRGYEDTPLAHLSGGERQRAAIARCLAQGAPILLLDEPIASLDIHYQLDILARLRALAAEGRLVIIALHHLELALSHCHRTVCLHRGRLVADGSPDEVFTPALLRAVFRVDARPFRDPHTGALRLSVSAAIPSTPE from the coding sequence ATGATCCAGATCCATCACCTCCACTACCATCCCATTCTGCGGGACATCTGCGCCGAATTCGCGCCAGGCGAGATGGTGGGCCTGGTGGGCCCAAACGGCGCAGGGAAGACCACGCTCCTGCGCACGATGGCAGGCGTGCTTCGCCCGACGGGCGGCATGGTTCAGGTTATGGGCGAGCCCGTTCACGCGCGCGAACCCCGCTGGCGCGCTCGCCGCGTGGCGTATCTTCCGCAGTTTCTCGCGGACGACATCCCCTTTACCGTGCGCGAGTTCGTCGAGATGGGTCGATACAGCCACGCGCCGCGAGGTGTGCTGGACAGGGCAGACGCGGCCGCGGTGGACGAGGCGCTCGCTGTGATGGGGCTAAGGGGGTACGAAGACACGCCGCTCGCGCATCTCTCTGGGGGCGAGCGACAGCGGGCGGCCATCGCGCGCTGTCTGGCTCAGGGAGCGCCCATTTTGCTCCTGGACGAGCCCATCGCGAGCCTCGACATCCATTATCAGCTCGACATCCTGGCCAGGCTTCGCGCCCTCGCGGCGGAAGGCCGCCTGGTCATCATCGCCCTTCACCATTTGGAGCTCGCCCTCTCTCACTGTCACCGCACGGTCTGCCTGCACCGCGGTCGGTTGGTCGCCGACGGATCGCCCGACGAGGTGTTTACGCCTGCGCTTCTGCGCGCCGTCTTTCGCGTCGATGCGCGTCCGTTTCGCGATCCGCACACGGGCGCCCTGCGCCTCAGCGTCAGCGCGGCGATCCCCAGTACTCCTGAATGA
- a CDS encoding FecCD family ABC transporter permease → MTRRRAWAFGALACALLASAALEIGIGPVSIPFWQIPADTWAYFAGHRGLDAVVVGAIRWPRLVVAVLAGSALALSGAVLQAILRNPMADPGVIGVSSGGALGAVIAVATGLSARYQAATPALAFAFGLAVAAGIYRLATRAQRTDMYRLLLAGVALSSLCSAVITAILDLSPLEEMQQMMFWLFGGLDGSNWTEAAMLAAVNAIALTVFLRLAFAYDILTTGEEHAEAVGVDVERIKRASLAIAALIVSVAVSTTGVISFVGLIVPHILRRLMGANHRPLLAASAMGGAVLLTLSDLVGRTAVQPAELNVGIVTSCLGVPFFLYLLYRQRRGRDAGL, encoded by the coding sequence ATGACTAGGCGCCGCGCCTGGGCCTTTGGGGCGCTCGCATGTGCGCTTCTCGCCTCGGCCGCGCTCGAGATCGGCATCGGGCCCGTCTCCATCCCCTTTTGGCAGATTCCGGCCGACACGTGGGCGTACTTCGCAGGCCATCGCGGCCTTGATGCGGTGGTCGTGGGCGCGATTCGCTGGCCTCGGCTCGTCGTGGCCGTGTTGGCGGGATCCGCGCTCGCGCTCTCAGGGGCTGTGCTTCAGGCCATCCTGCGCAACCCCATGGCGGACCCGGGCGTCATCGGCGTGTCGAGCGGCGGCGCGCTCGGGGCCGTGATCGCCGTCGCGACGGGGCTTTCTGCGCGCTATCAAGCGGCCACGCCCGCTCTGGCCTTCGCCTTCGGACTGGCGGTGGCCGCTGGGATCTACCGGCTTGCGACGCGGGCCCAGCGCACCGATATGTATCGGCTGCTCCTCGCGGGCGTCGCCCTGAGTTCGCTGTGCAGCGCCGTCATCACGGCCATCCTCGACCTATCTCCGCTCGAGGAAATGCAGCAGATGATGTTCTGGCTGTTCGGCGGCCTGGACGGATCGAACTGGACGGAGGCCGCGATGCTCGCGGCGGTCAACGCAATCGCGTTGACCGTCTTTTTGCGGCTCGCCTTTGCGTACGACATCCTCACGACGGGCGAGGAGCACGCGGAGGCGGTGGGCGTGGACGTGGAGCGAATCAAGCGCGCCTCCCTCGCCATCGCCGCGCTCATCGTGAGCGTGGCCGTGAGCACCACAGGCGTCATCTCGTTCGTCGGCCTCATCGTGCCGCACATCCTGCGGCGCCTCATGGGCGCGAATCACCGCCCGCTCCTCGCCGCGTCCGCGATGGGCGGCGCGGTGCTTCTCACGCTGTCCGATCTCGTCGGCCGGACCGCGGTTCAGCCCGCCGAGTTGAACGTCGGCATCGTGACGTCGTGCCTCGGCGTGCCCTTTTTTCTCTATCTGTTGTACCGACAGCGGCGTGGAAGGGACGCGGGCCTATGA
- a CDS encoding ABC transporter substrate-binding protein → MLKHGMFKGTALAAALALSAMVSGCGTPHATQNSLTSNSSAASAISYPMTVKDDMGNTVTLKHQPMRIVSGSEGTDEILVSLVPRSRIALVTTMASNPEYSNVVAQVKGIPAWSGDDPEQALAVHPDLVLEAGYVTKSVLDQLHQAGVPMYAFSLNDFNSIADIEKNILTVGRLVGEPAKANALVANMKQDITQIEGAVQGQPRPTVLDYGSYGYAAGRDTTVDDIIRDAGGVNVAHMLNGWQKITDEQIVKWNPDVIIDSSDDAAFLKKLASDPALQSVTAVREHHLYAINSADLSSVSQYVVRAVYDVAKVLHPTAHLKAPKVMA, encoded by the coding sequence GTGTTGAAACATGGGATGTTCAAAGGAACCGCGTTGGCTGCGGCGCTTGCGCTCAGCGCCATGGTCTCAGGTTGCGGCACGCCGCACGCCACGCAAAACAGCCTCACCTCCAACTCGAGCGCAGCCTCAGCCATTTCGTACCCCATGACCGTGAAGGACGACATGGGGAACACGGTCACCCTGAAACACCAGCCGATGCGCATCGTGTCCGGTTCGGAGGGCACGGACGAGATCCTCGTCTCGCTCGTCCCCAGATCTCGCATCGCGCTCGTGACGACCATGGCGTCCAATCCCGAGTACTCGAATGTGGTCGCCCAGGTCAAGGGCATTCCCGCTTGGAGCGGGGACGACCCGGAACAGGCGCTGGCCGTCCATCCCGATCTCGTCCTCGAGGCGGGCTACGTCACGAAGAGCGTGCTCGATCAACTCCATCAAGCCGGCGTCCCCATGTACGCGTTCAGCCTGAATGACTTCAACTCCATCGCCGACATCGAGAAGAACATCCTGACCGTCGGCCGGCTCGTCGGCGAGCCCGCCAAGGCCAACGCGCTCGTCGCCAACATGAAGCAGGACATCACGCAAATCGAAGGCGCGGTTCAAGGCCAACCGCGGCCGACCGTCCTCGACTACGGCTCGTATGGCTATGCGGCCGGTCGCGACACGACCGTCGACGACATCATCCGCGACGCGGGCGGCGTGAACGTGGCGCACATGTTGAACGGGTGGCAGAAGATCACGGACGAGCAGATCGTGAAGTGGAACCCGGACGTGATCATCGACTCGTCCGACGACGCGGCCTTCCTGAAGAAACTTGCCTCGGATCCGGCGCTGCAGTCGGTCACCGCGGTGCGCGAGCATCACCTGTACGCCATCAACAGCGCCGATCTTTCCTCGGTGTCGCAGTATGTCGTCCGCGCCGTGTACGACGTCGCGAAGGTGCTGCACCCCACCGCGCACCTGAAGGCGCCGAAGGTGATGGCATGA
- a CDS encoding cob(I)yrinic acid a,c-diamide adenosyltransferase, with protein sequence MRLYTRGGDRGTTALIGGERRHKGDRRIEAYGAVDEACAALGLATSLMQDERLSDMRRLAVWLQQRLWDVGADLAAPPSAKDYVPKVGASWADDLEPLIDKYQEEGPPLTQFVLRQGSPAGAALHLACTVVRRAEREAWRLAAEEPVPEAALRFLNRLSDLLFVMARAANARAGVDEIAYEHSPVVFRDGK encoded by the coding sequence ATGAGGTTGTACACGCGCGGGGGCGATCGCGGCACCACCGCCCTCATCGGCGGCGAGCGCAGGCACAAGGGCGACAGGCGCATCGAAGCGTACGGGGCGGTGGACGAGGCGTGCGCGGCGCTTGGGCTCGCCACGAGTCTGATGCAGGATGAGCGGCTGTCGGACATGCGCCGTCTCGCCGTCTGGTTGCAGCAGCGCTTGTGGGACGTGGGCGCGGATTTGGCGGCGCCGCCTTCCGCGAAGGATTACGTGCCCAAGGTGGGCGCGTCGTGGGCGGATGACCTTGAACCCCTCATCGACAAGTATCAGGAAGAGGGGCCACCGCTCACCCAATTTGTGCTCCGCCAGGGAAGCCCCGCAGGGGCGGCGCTCCATTTGGCGTGCACGGTCGTTCGGCGCGCAGAGCGCGAGGCGTGGCGCCTCGCCGCGGAAGAACCCGTGCCGGAAGCGGCTCTGCGCTTTCTGAACCGCTTGTCGGATTTGTTGTTTGTCATGGCCCGAGCGGCAAACGCGCGCGCGGGCGTGGACGAGATCGCGTACGAGCACAGCCCCGTCGTCTTTCGCGACGGCAAGTGA
- the cobT gene encoding nicotinate-nucleotide--dimethylbenzimidazole phosphoribosyltransferase: MESLAQTDLHLPSPRHVDPSWRAKLQARLDALAKPTGSLGSLEPVLCDIAAIQTTEHPRVRRPFFLLFAGDHGVAKDRPISRYGQHVTEEMVNHIASGRSVSTVLARSFGVPWRVYDVGMVSTPSHPDVRRCKVAAGTRDFTRGPAMTLDECAAAIRIGMQAVRDAREDGADLVILGEMGIGNTTAASALSAWLLGVDVDLVVGTGTGIHEQALAEKRLVVRTALSVWRDRAPSFPQGDARWLAGLAHLGGLELASICGAVLEAAAIGLPVLLDGVLVGACALWAERTRPGVRDYLIAGHLSPEPAHALLLGELRKRPLLDLGLRVGEGSGALMAWPILRAGLDVLEGTAIFSERARSGRDVE; encoded by the coding sequence GTGGAGAGCTTGGCGCAAACAGACCTCCATCTGCCCTCGCCGCGCCACGTCGATCCGTCTTGGCGGGCGAAGCTTCAGGCGCGGCTCGACGCGCTCGCGAAACCTACCGGCAGCCTCGGCTCCCTCGAACCCGTGCTTTGCGACATCGCGGCCATCCAAACCACGGAGCATCCGCGCGTCCGCCGCCCGTTCTTTCTGCTCTTCGCGGGCGATCACGGCGTCGCCAAGGACCGCCCCATCTCTCGCTACGGCCAACACGTGACCGAGGAGATGGTGAACCACATCGCCTCCGGCCGCAGCGTATCCACCGTATTGGCGAGATCGTTCGGGGTCCCTTGGCGCGTCTACGACGTCGGCATGGTGTCCACGCCCAGCCATCCGGACGTTCGGCGGTGCAAGGTGGCCGCGGGCACCCGCGACTTCACGCGCGGGCCGGCCATGACGCTCGACGAGTGCGCGGCGGCGATTCGGATTGGCATGCAGGCCGTGCGCGACGCACGCGAGGACGGCGCGGATCTCGTGATCCTCGGCGAGATGGGCATCGGCAACACGACCGCGGCCAGCGCGCTCTCCGCCTGGCTCCTCGGCGTCGATGTCGATCTCGTCGTCGGGACGGGCACGGGCATTCACGAGCAGGCGCTCGCCGAGAAGCGTCTGGTGGTGCGCACCGCCCTCAGCGTGTGGCGCGATCGCGCACCGTCGTTCCCGCAGGGAGACGCGCGCTGGCTGGCAGGGCTCGCGCACCTGGGCGGCCTGGAACTGGCGTCCATCTGCGGTGCCGTGCTCGAGGCCGCCGCCATCGGGCTGCCGGTCCTTCTGGACGGCGTGCTCGTCGGCGCCTGCGCCCTCTGGGCGGAACGCACGCGGCCGGGCGTCCGCGACTACCTGATTGCGGGCCATCTGTCGCCCGAACCCGCGCACGCGCTGTTGCTTGGCGAGCTCCGCAAACGCCCGCTCCTCGATCTCGGCCTTCGCGTGGGCGAGGGATCGGGCGCGCTCATGGCGTGGCCCATCCTGAGGGCTGGGCTCGACGTGCTCGAGGGCACCGCCATCTTTTCGGAACGAGCAAGGTCAGGGAGGGATGTGGAATGA
- a CDS encoding winged helix-turn-helix transcriptional regulator — translation MIVMGNHEQICPRFEWAFALLGKRWTGLIIRVLLEGPKRFKDISDMIPNMSDRMLAERFKELERAGLVVRRVYAETPVRIVYELTPKGEALRPVMEAVQKWGDEWVTDSDCDEYQRRYKCSSRDRAL, via the coding sequence ATGATCGTCATGGGCAACCATGAGCAGATTTGCCCCCGATTCGAATGGGCGTTTGCGTTGCTCGGCAAGCGCTGGACCGGGCTTATCATTCGCGTCTTGCTCGAGGGACCCAAGCGCTTTAAAGATATCTCGGATATGATTCCCAACATGAGCGACCGCATGTTGGCCGAGCGATTCAAAGAGCTCGAGCGAGCCGGCCTGGTCGTTCGGCGGGTGTACGCAGAGACGCCCGTGCGGATTGTGTACGAGTTGACGCCGAAGGGCGAGGCGCTTCGCCCGGTCATGGAAGCTGTCCAGAAGTGGGGCGACGAGTGGGTCACCGACTCGGATTGCGATGAATATCAGCGCCGATACAAGTGTTCATCGCGAGATCGCGCACTGTAG
- the queD gene encoding 6-carboxytetrahydropterin synthase QueD, whose amino-acid sequence MSAYGIPSRLQVLGSDIDRSQLKYHDRRVAVTKEFTFDAAHHLHAYDGKCANLHGHTYKLVITVSGRVNDIGIVVDFGDLKRLFDEVIKRRLDHQYLNEVLPPMNTTAENMIVWIWEELERALEAYGRDRDVRLERLELYETPTSRASLERAWMS is encoded by the coding sequence GTGAGCGCGTATGGAATCCCGAGCCGCCTGCAGGTGCTCGGCTCCGACATCGACCGATCACAGTTGAAATATCACGACCGCCGGGTGGCCGTGACGAAGGAATTCACGTTTGACGCGGCCCATCACCTTCACGCCTACGACGGGAAGTGCGCCAATCTTCACGGCCACACGTACAAGCTCGTGATCACCGTGAGCGGGCGCGTGAACGACATCGGCATTGTCGTGGACTTCGGCGATTTGAAGCGCCTGTTCGACGAGGTGATCAAGCGCCGACTGGATCACCAATACCTGAATGAGGTCCTGCCGCCGATGAACACGACGGCGGAGAACATGATCGTCTGGATATGGGAAGAGTTGGAGCGTGCGCTTGAGGCGTACGGACGAGATCGCGACGTGCGGCTCGAGCGGCTCGAGCTGTACGAGACACCGACGAGCCGGGCGTCGCTCGAACGGGCGTGGATGTCGTGA